The DNA region CAGACGCTATTTTAAATCAGGCCGATGAGTTGGCGGAAGCCGGTTATCGGGTTTTGGCTTTGGCCGGACACATGGTATCCCGTTCGGAGAGTGAAATTTCCAAATCCCCGACAGGACTTGTGTTCTATGGACTGGTTGGAATGATAGATCCTTTACGTCCCGAGGCTGCCAAAGCCGTCAAGCAATGCCAGCAAGCCGGAATTCGTGTGGCTATGGTCACGGGGGATCATCCAAAAACTTCTTTGGCGATCGCACGGGAATTGGGGTTGGCGCAGACCATGGATGAGGTTGTTTCCGGACCTGCGTTGAAGCAAGTTGAAAGTGAAGATCAGCTTTCGAAAATGATTCTGGAGGGGCGAGTCTTCGCTCGGGTGGAGCCCCAACAGAAGCTGCAGATTGTGCAGCATTTAACTCAGAAGGGATTTTTCGTGGCGGTCACCGGCGATGGAGCGAACGATGCTCCGGCGTTGAAAGCCGCCAACGTCGGAGTGGCAATGGGTCTTAGTGGAACAGATGTCGCAAAGGAAACAGCGGATCTGATTGTTGCTGATGACCGGTTTTCCTCGATTGTTGCGGGGGTCGAACAGGGCAGAATCGTCTATAACAATCTCCGCAAAGTCGTGTACCTGCTAATTTCAACGGCCGCGGCAGAAATTCTGATTTTTGTTCTAAGCTTTGTCTTCAACGCTCCGATGCCGCTGACCGCGGCTCAGATTCTTTGGCTTAATTTGGTCACAAACGGAATCCAGGATATTGGATTGGCATTTGAGCCGGGCGAAGGCGACGAACTGGCCCATCGTCCAAGAAAGCCCAATGAATCCATATTCGACCGATTGATGATGGAAAGAGTTCTGTTGTCGGCAATCGTAATCGGTGGAATAGGCTACTGGTACTTCCATCAATTGGTTCAAAGTGGGGTGGGTATTGAAGCAGCCCGTAACAACCTGTTGCTGTTCCTGGTGATATTCGAAAACCTGATGCTGGGGAATTGTCGTTCAGAAGAAAAGTCCATCTTCAAGCTCAATCCGTTACGCAATAAGTTCCTTCTCGGCGGGGCGATACTTGCCCAGGGCATTCATATCGTGGCTATGTATACACCGGGGTTGAATATCCTGCTTGAGGTCGGTCCAGTTCCAATCGGTGAATGGGCTCGAATGTTTGCAATGGCGCTGGCAGTTCTGGTGGTCATAGAAGTGCACAAAATGATCAAAGCGCGGGGAATCAAAGCTCAGCTTGCAAGCTCTTAGTCGATCTCGATAAAGCGGCAGAAGGCCATATTTCCAGAAAGCTCGTACTGGTGAGTTTGAGTGGCTTTTAAGTGATGTTTTGTATCATATCCCAAAGTGCATTTTACAGTTTCGCTGGCAAAGTGCGTGCAATCCTCGCAGGAAAAGCGCGTGTCGAATTTCAGAAAGTCCGTTGGATTGACCCGGTCCTTATGAATGGAGGGACGGATGCGAGGCTGGGATTTACCTTTTCCTTTAGGGTTCACTATACCTTTAGGATTAACAATACCTGGCATTTTATAAAGTCCTTGGAGTTGACATTGGCAAAATAGACCTCATTCTTATTTCAGATGGAGGAGCTATGAGCAATGATATTGAAAAAATGACGCGAAAAAGCCAAGAGGCCATGCAGGCCGCTGCAAAGCTGGCTGAACGCAAGTCAAATCCCTCTGTTGAACCCGAGCACCTTTTGCTGGAACTGGTTCAGCAAAGTGAAGGGATCATCCCTCGTCTTTTGGATAAGTTGAATGTCGCTCAGGCGGATTTCCTGGGTGAGTTGCGTAAAAAAATCGATCGTTTTCCTACAGTAAGTGGTGGTGGACAAAAGCAGTTTGCAAGTCCCCGTCTGGAAAAAATATTCCGCGGAGCGGAGGTCGAAGCCGACGAGTGGGGGGATGCCTATATCTCCACAGAGCACTTCTTTTTGGCGATGCTAAAAGGCGGTGATGCGGAAATGTCCGCGTTTTTTAAAAAGTTCAATTTGAATCAGGATAAAGCAAAGGCCGCATTGAAGGAAATGCGTGGCAGCCAAAAAGTGACGGATGATGATCCCGAGAACAAGTACGAGGTATTAGCCAAGTACGCTCGTGATCTGACGGCGTTGGCTGCGGAAGGCAAACTGGATCCTGTCGTCGGTCGTGACGAGGAAATTCGTCGTGTGGTGCAGGTTCTGTCCCGTCGTACGAAAAACAATCCAGTGCTTATCGGTGAGCCGGGTGTGGGTAAAACCGCCATTGCAGAAGGTCTGGCATTGCGAATTTTGAAACACGACGTTCCTGATAATTTGATTGGCAAGAAACTGATGTCCCTGGATATGGGCGCGTTGATTGCCGGTGCAAAATACCGTGGGGAATTTGAAGACCGTCTGAAAGCTGTGATCAAGGAAGTTACTTCCAGCGATGGACAGATTATTCTGTTTATCGATGAACTTCATACTTTGGTTGGCGCAGGTAAAACAGATGGTGCCATGGATGCGGGGCAGTTGTTAAAACCGGCTCTGGCGCGTGGTGAGCTTCGCTGTATTGGGGCAACGACTCTGGACGAGTATCGCAAATATATCGAAAAGGATGCGGCGTTGGAACGTCGTTTCCAGACAGTCATGGTTGAAGAGCCCAGCGAAGAGGACGCCATCACGATTCTGCGTGGCTTAAAGGAAAAGTACGAAGTCCATCATGGAATTCGTATTACTGATTCCGCTCTGGTCTCGGCAGTTAAATTGTCGCGACGTTATATCACCAATCGTTTCCTGCCGGACAAGGCCATCGATTTGATCGATGAAGCCGCAAGTAAATTGGGTATTGAGACCCGCTCAGTTCCTGAAGAGGTCGACAAAATCGAGCGTGAGTTGATGCAGCTGCGTATCGAAAAGGAAGCATTGAAAAAGGAAAAGGAGCAGGAAGCGAAAGATCGCATCGTCGTTATCGACAAGGAGATCGCAGAGCTCAGTGCAAAGAACCAATTGTTGCGTGAACAATGGGAATTCGAAAAAGGCGGCATC from Bdellovibrio sp. GT3 includes:
- the clpB gene encoding ATP-dependent chaperone ClpB, which translates into the protein MSNDIEKMTRKSQEAMQAAAKLAERKSNPSVEPEHLLLELVQQSEGIIPRLLDKLNVAQADFLGELRKKIDRFPTVSGGGQKQFASPRLEKIFRGAEVEADEWGDAYISTEHFFLAMLKGGDAEMSAFFKKFNLNQDKAKAALKEMRGSQKVTDDDPENKYEVLAKYARDLTALAAEGKLDPVVGRDEEIRRVVQVLSRRTKNNPVLIGEPGVGKTAIAEGLALRILKHDVPDNLIGKKLMSLDMGALIAGAKYRGEFEDRLKAVIKEVTSSDGQIILFIDELHTLVGAGKTDGAMDAGQLLKPALARGELRCIGATTLDEYRKYIEKDAALERRFQTVMVEEPSEEDAITILRGLKEKYEVHHGIRITDSALVSAVKLSRRYITNRFLPDKAIDLIDEAASKLGIETRSVPEEVDKIERELMQLRIEKEALKKEKEQEAKDRIVVIDKEIAELSAKNQLLREQWEFEKGGINQIKKLKADIEDIKVAIAKAEREGDLGKAAELKYGKLPETEKKIKAMEERSKEQGGSEGRMLKEEVTPEDVAEVVAKWTGVPVSKMLESETQKLLHMEDQLKKRVVGQDHALTVVSDAIRRARAEISDPNRPIGTFMFLGPTGVGKTETVKALAEFLFDDEQAVVRIDMSEYMEKHAVSRLVGAPPGYVGYEEGGQLTEAVRRRPYSVVLLDEVEKAHPDVFNILLQVLDDGRLTDGQGRTVDFKNTVLIMTSNVGSHSILDPKMSEADRQKAVTEALREHFRPEFLNRIDEVVIYRSLGEDQISGIVQVQLDLVAQRLKSKKIGISFSKDAVELLARKGYDPIYGARPLKRVIQNELLNPLSKKIISGGVKAGDTVEVKANGNQLTM